From a single Camarhynchus parvulus chromosome 6, STF_HiC, whole genome shotgun sequence genomic region:
- the MRPL43 gene encoding 39S ribosomal protein L43, mitochondrial, translating to MTGRGSPSRFLTAVLHNGVGRYVRQLQRLQLLFSPTAADARGARQFVEEAAQDFARQHPDVVLYVSPHSGPGPAPVLRAEYLNGTVWDELIASKTSEEIVQLATKLANQSGLDIIRIRKPFHTDNPSVQGQWHPLTNKPSILTVQGPRLQPQ from the exons ATGACGGGCCGCGGGTCGCCCAGCCGGTTCCTGACCGCCGTGCTGCACAACGGCGTGGGCCGGTACGTGCGGCAGCTCCAGCgcctgcagctcctcttcaGCCCCACCGCGGCCGACGCCCGCGGCGCCAG GCAGTTTGTGGAGGAGGCGGCACAGGACTTCGCCCGGCAGCACCCCGATGTCGTCCTCTACGTGAGCCCCCACtcgggcccgggcccggccccggtgCTGCGGGCCGAGTACT TGAACGGGACCGTGTGGGACGAGCTCATTGCCAGCAAGACGAGTGAGGAGATCGTGCAGCTGGCCACCAAGCTGGCCAACCAGTCTGGCCTGGACATCATCCGCATCCGCAAGCCCTTCCACACTGACAACCCCAGCGTCCAGGGCCAGTGGCACCCCCTCACCAACAAACCCTCCATCCTCACCGTCCAGGGCCCACGCCTGCAACCCCAATAA
- the TWNK gene encoding twinkle protein, mitochondrial: protein MALVPLRPGRAASRFLPLLCGGARSKGASLSPGAPGRLGQRRYKKGVLPSPDGPAPSVSITEIRQYLRAQDIPFHDGYSCLHTPSLFTGDHGDQPLSANAPFTLFIDKTTGSFLCTATLAEGTWQDFQANVEMRHHGVTPIPPASSEETEEEMRQAREDARCIWERALPLWELLDEKETKETKALFGISQVTDATLKRFGVRYLRPARSLVFPWFSPQDATLKGLKLLRVEKKGGTKTYVEETLPRFDSYRNLFGLPLIGRRDTELVLTGWELDALALHQAAGVASLALPRGASSLPPTLLPYLEQFKRITLWLGEDLRSWEAAKLFARKLSLKRCSLVRPGNLQPRPLEALNQGLNVTKILRSALLASHKSIISFRQLREEVFGELVNTEQVSGVRWTRFPELNKLLKGHRRGELTIFTGPTGSGKTTFISEYALDLCMQGVCTLWGSFEINNVRLAKIMLTQFAGRRLEDQLELYDEWADRFEELPLYFMTFHGQQNIKTVIDTMQHAVYMYDITHVVVDNLQFMMGHEHLSVDRLAAQDFIVGAFRKFATDNTCHITLIIHPRKEDDEKELQTASIFGSAKASQEADNVLILQDRKLVTGPGKRYLQVSKNRFDGDVGIFPLEFSKASLSFSSSKSKVRLKKMKEEKEILANKIVEGSSGASKKP, encoded by the exons ATGGCGCTGGTGCCCCTGCGGCCCGGGAGAGCCGCCAGCCGCTTCCTGCCGCTGCTGTGCGGGGGGGCCAGGAGCAAGGGAGCTTCGCTGAGCCCCGGCGCGCCGGGCCGCCTCGGCCAGCGGCGCTACAAGAAGGGCGTGCTGCCCTCCCCCGACGGGCCCGCGCCCTCCGTCTCCATCACCGAGATCCGCCAGTATCTGCGGGCGCAGGACATTCCCTTCCACGATGGTTACAGCTGCCTGCACACCCCCAGCCTCTTCACCGGCGACCACGGGGACCAGCCGCTGTCCGCCAATGCCCCGTTCACGCTTTTCATTGACAAGACCACGGGCAGCTTCCTGTGCACAGCCACCCTGGCCGAGGGCACCTGGCAGGACTTCCAGGCTAACGTGGAAATGCGGCACCATGGCGTTACCCCCATTCCCCCTGCCAGCTCGGAGGAGACGGAGGAGGAAATGCGACAGGCTCGCGAGGATGCCCGCTGCATCTGGGAACGGGCCCTGCcgctctgggagctgctggatgagAAGGAGACCAAGGAGACCAAGGCTTTGTTTGGTATCTCCCAGGTGACAGATGCCACCTTGAAGCGCTTCGGTGTGCGTTATCTGAGGCCTGCCAGGTCTCTCGTCTTCCCCTGGTTCAGTCCTCAAGATGCGACCCTGAAGGGCCTGAAGCTCCTGAGGGTGGAGAAAAAGGGGGGCACAAAAACTTACGTGGAAGAGACTTTACCCCGCTTCGATTCCTATCGCAATCTTTTTGGGCTGCCCCTGATTGGCCGCCGAGACACAGAGCTAGTCTTAACCGGCTGGGAGCTGgatgccctggccctgcaccaAGCTGCAGGAGtggccagcctggccctgccgcGGGGGGCCAGCTCCCTGCCTCCCACCCTTCTTCCCTACCTGGAGCAGTTCAAGCGCATCACGCTGTGGCTCGGCGAGGACTTGCgctcctgggaagctgccaAGCTCTTTGCTCGCAAGCTGAGCCTCAAGCGCTGCTCTCTAGTGCGCCCTGGCAACTTGCAACCCCGGCCCTTGGAGGCTCTGAACCAGGGCCTGAACGTCACCAAAATCCTGCGTTCTGCCCTGCTTGCCAGCCACAAATCCATCATCTCCTTCCGGCAGCTGCGCGAGGAGGTGTTCGGGGAGCTGGTGAACACCGAGCAGGTGTCTGGCGTCAGGTGGACCCGTTTCCCCGAGCTCAACAAGCTCCTCAAAGGCCACCGCAGAGGGGAGCTCACCATCTTCACAG GCCCAACGGGAAGTGGGAAGACCACGTTTATCAGCGAGTATGCACTGGACCTGTGCATGCAGGGCGTGTGCACGCTGTGGGGCAGCTTTGAGATCAACAACGTCCGTCTGGCCAAAATCATGCTGACACAGTTTGCTGGCCGGCGCCTGGAGGACCAGCTGGAGCTGTACGATGAGTGGGCTGATCGCTTCGAGGAGCTCCCACTCTACTTCATGACCTTCCATGGCCAGCAGAACATCAA GACAGTGATTGACACCATGCAGCATGCAGTCTACATGTACGACATCACCCACGTGGTTGTTGACAATCTCCAGTTCATGATGGGACACGAGCACCTCTCTGTGGACAG GCTCGCTGCCCAGGACTTCATCGTTGGTGCCTTCCGCAAGTTTGCCACGGACAACACGTGCCACATCACCCTGATCATCCATCCTCGAAAGGAGGATGatgagaaggagctgcagacagCCTCCATCTTCGGCTCTGCCAAG gCCAGCCAGGAGGCCGACAACGTCCTCATCCTGCAGGACCGTAAGCTGGTGACAGGGCCAGGGAAGCGCTACCTGCAGGTGTCCAAGAATCGCTTCGACGGGGACGTGGGTATCTTCCCTCTGGAGTTCAGCAAGGCCTCACTCTCCTTCTCATCTTCCAAAAGCAAGGTCAGGCTGAAGAAgatgaaggaggagaaggagattTTAGCTAACAAAATCGTGGAGGGAAGCTCAGGAGCCTCCAAGAAGCCATGA